A window of the Kosakonia sp. BYX6 genome harbors these coding sequences:
- a CDS encoding D-hexose-6-phosphate mutarotase: MIKKIFALPVVEQITPTLSRRKLDELDLLVVDHPQVKASFAFQGAHLLSWKPQGEEEVLWLSGNTPFKDGVALRGGVPVCWPWFGPAKQQGLPAHGFARNLPWTLKAHNEDVNGVVLTFELQSSEASRQYWPHDFTLYARYKLGATCEMELEAHGEFETTSALHTYFNVGDIAAVKVSGLGDRFIDKVNDAKEDVLADGVQTFPDRTDRVYLNAEACSLIHDADLHRAIEVIHSHNANVVAWNPGPALSVSMADMPDDGYKTFVCVESVNATVPQKASAEKPSRLAQTIRVVKR, translated from the coding sequence ATGATTAAGAAAATTTTTGCACTTCCGGTAGTCGAACAAATTACTCCCACACTCTCCCGCCGCAAACTGGATGAGCTGGATCTGCTGGTCGTTGACCATCCGCAGGTTAAAGCGTCATTCGCTTTCCAGGGCGCGCACCTGCTCTCCTGGAAACCGCAGGGTGAAGAAGAGGTTCTGTGGCTCAGCGGCAATACGCCGTTTAAAGACGGTGTCGCGCTGCGCGGCGGCGTGCCGGTTTGCTGGCCGTGGTTTGGCCCGGCGAAACAGCAAGGCCTGCCGGCGCATGGTTTTGCCCGTAATCTGCCATGGACGCTGAAAGCGCATAATGAAGATGTGAATGGCGTTGTGTTGACCTTTGAACTGCAAAGCAGCGAGGCATCACGCCAGTACTGGCCGCATGATTTCACGCTGTATGCGCGTTACAAACTGGGCGCAACTTGCGAAATGGAACTGGAAGCGCACGGCGAATTTGAAACCACTTCTGCGCTGCATACCTATTTCAACGTTGGTGATATTGCCGCGGTGAAAGTGAGCGGCCTGGGCGATCGCTTTATCGATAAAGTAAACGATGCGAAAGAAGATGTGCTGGCCGATGGCGTGCAGACCTTCCCGGATCGCACCGATCGCGTCTATCTGAACGCAGAAGCATGCAGCCTGATCCATGACGCGGATTTGCACCGCGCAATTGAAGTGATCCACAGCCATAACGCGAACGTCGTGGCCTGGAACCCCGGCCCGGCGCTTTCCGTCAGCATGGCTGACATGCCGGATGACGGGTACAAAACGTTTGTATGTGTCGAATCGGTCAACGCGACCGTGCCGCAAAAAGCCAGCGCAGAGAAACCGTCCCGCCTGGCTCAGACCATCCGCGTCGTGAAACGCTGA
- a CDS encoding aldo/keto reductase, with protein MADKHVVFAGQAKQPAIGQGTWYMGENARTRQKEVDALRAGIELGLTLIDTAEMYADGGAEEVVGEALQGGFRDKAFLVSKVYPWNAGGKKAIAACEASLRRLKTDVLDLYLLHWRGNFSLAETVDVMETLIQQGKIRRWGVSNLDLSDMQELMHVSGGEACATDQVLYHLASRGIEYDLLPWCQQQAMPVMAYCPLAQAGRLRDGLLENSVVQDIANAHGASAAQILLAWVIRQQGVMAIPKASSVAHVQENAAALNIMLSSEDLARLDSAWPAPNRKIPLDMQ; from the coding sequence ATGGCAGACAAACACGTAGTCTTTGCAGGTCAGGCAAAACAGCCTGCTATCGGCCAGGGCACCTGGTACATGGGTGAAAACGCGCGGACGCGGCAAAAAGAGGTGGATGCACTACGCGCGGGCATTGAGCTTGGGCTGACCCTGATCGATACCGCAGAAATGTATGCCGATGGCGGAGCGGAAGAAGTTGTCGGTGAGGCGTTACAGGGCGGGTTTCGCGATAAAGCGTTTCTCGTTTCCAAAGTTTACCCGTGGAATGCCGGGGGCAAAAAGGCCATCGCCGCGTGCGAAGCCAGCCTGCGCCGCCTGAAAACCGATGTTCTCGATCTCTATTTATTGCACTGGCGTGGTAACTTTTCGCTCGCCGAAACCGTGGATGTGATGGAAACGCTGATCCAGCAGGGCAAAATCCGCCGCTGGGGAGTGTCGAATCTCGATCTCAGCGATATGCAGGAGCTGATGCATGTCAGCGGCGGTGAAGCCTGTGCCACCGACCAGGTGCTGTACCATCTTGCCTCGCGCGGTATTGAATACGATCTCTTGCCGTGGTGCCAACAACAGGCAATGCCAGTAATGGCGTATTGCCCGCTGGCGCAGGCGGGCCGTTTGCGCGATGGCTTGCTGGAAAATAGCGTTGTGCAGGATATCGCCAATGCCCACGGCGCCAGCGCGGCGCAGATTTTACTGGCTTGGGTGATTCGTCAACAGGGTGTGATGGCGATTCCAAAAGCCTCGAGCGTGGCGCATGTGCAGGAAAACGCGGCGGCGCTGAACATTATGCTCAGCAGCGAGGATTTAGCACGGCTGGATAGCGCCTGGCCGGCACCGAACCGTAAAATACCGCTCGATATGCAGTAA
- a CDS encoding MipA/OmpV family protein → MTKFKLLALGVLTATSAFAANAENTFSLGAGVGVVESPYKEYDTRVLPIPVVTYESDNFWFRGIGGGYYLWNDEADKLSITAFYSPWQFKPKDSDDNQLRQLDRRKATAMAGLSYIHNTAQYGFLRTTLAGDVLDNSNGVMWDIAWLYNYINGGLSVTPGLGVEWSSDNQNEYYYGVSGKESRRSGLRTYDPDSSWNPYLELSVSYRLTSNWSVYGTGRYTRLSDEVKDSPMVDKSWSGLLSTGVTYRF, encoded by the coding sequence GTGACCAAATTCAAACTCCTGGCACTGGGCGTGCTAACTGCGACTTCCGCCTTTGCGGCCAATGCAGAAAATACCTTTTCTCTCGGCGCAGGTGTCGGTGTCGTAGAGTCCCCCTATAAAGAGTACGACACGCGTGTTCTGCCGATCCCGGTCGTGACCTATGAAAGCGATAACTTCTGGTTTCGCGGCATAGGCGGTGGTTACTACCTGTGGAATGACGAAGCAGACAAGTTATCCATCACCGCGTTCTACTCCCCGTGGCAGTTCAAACCGAAAGACAGCGATGACAATCAACTTCGCCAACTGGATCGCCGCAAAGCGACCGCGATGGCAGGTCTGAGCTACATCCATAATACGGCGCAGTATGGTTTTCTGCGTACCACCCTCGCGGGTGACGTGCTGGACAACAGCAACGGTGTCATGTGGGATATCGCATGGCTTTACAACTACATCAACGGCGGGCTGAGCGTAACGCCTGGCCTCGGCGTTGAATGGAGCAGCGACAACCAGAACGAATATTACTATGGCGTGTCGGGTAAGGAATCTCGCCGCAGTGGCTTGCGCACCTACGATCCGGATAGCAGCTGGAACCCGTATCTGGAATTGAGCGTCAGCTACCGTTTGACCAGCAACTGGAGCGTTTACGGCACGGGCCGTTATACGCGTCTGTCGGATGAAGTTAAAGACAGCCCGATGGTGGATAAATCCTGGTCAGGTCTGCTCTCTACCGGTGTGACTTACCGCTTCTGA
- the yeaG gene encoding protein kinase YeaG, producing the protein MNIFDHYRQRYEAAKDEEFTLQEFLAICKQDRSAYANAAERLLMAIGEPVMVDTAQEPRLSRLFSNRVIGRYPAFEEFYGMEEAIEQIVSYLKHAAQGLEEKKQILYLLGPVGGGKSSLAERLKSLMQRVPIYVLSANGERSPVNDHPLCLFNPQEDAQILEKEYNVPRRYLGTIMSPWAAKRLHDFGGDISKFRVVKVWPSILEQIAIAKTEPGDENNQDISALVGKVDIRKLENHAQNDPDAYGYSGALCRANQGVMEFVEMFKAPIKVLHPLLTATQEGNYNGTEGISALPFNGIILAHSNESEWVQFRNNKNNEAFLDRVYIVKVPYCLRISEEMKIYEKLLNHSELSHAPCAPGTLETLARFSILSRLKEPENSSVYSKMRVYDGESLKDTDPKAKSYQEYRDYAGVDEGMNGLSTRFAFKILSRVFNFDHVEVAANPVHLFYVLEQQIEREQFPQELAERYLEFLKGYLIPKYAEFIGKEIQTAYLESYSEYGQNIFDRYVTYADFWIQDQEYRDPDTGQLFDRESLNAELEKIEKPAGISNPKDFRNEIVNFVLRARANNNGRNPNWTSYEKLRTVIEKKMFSNTEELLPVISFNAKTSTDEQKKHDDFVDRMMEKGYTRKQVRLLCEWYLRVRKSS; encoded by the coding sequence ATGAATATATTCGATCACTATCGCCAGCGCTACGAAGCTGCCAAGGACGAAGAGTTCACACTGCAGGAGTTTCTTGCTATTTGTAAGCAAGATCGCAGTGCCTATGCTAACGCGGCAGAAAGGCTATTAATGGCCATCGGTGAACCAGTGATGGTCGACACTGCCCAGGAGCCACGGCTTTCCCGTCTCTTTTCGAACCGTGTTATCGGACGCTATCCGGCGTTTGAAGAATTCTATGGTATGGAGGAGGCTATCGAACAGATCGTCTCTTATCTCAAGCACGCCGCGCAGGGTCTTGAAGAAAAGAAACAGATCCTTTATTTACTCGGCCCGGTCGGCGGCGGTAAATCCTCCCTCGCTGAACGGCTGAAATCATTAATGCAGCGGGTGCCTATTTATGTGCTGAGCGCCAATGGCGAACGCAGCCCGGTCAACGATCATCCGCTGTGCCTGTTCAACCCGCAGGAAGATGCGCAGATCCTTGAAAAGGAATACAACGTTCCGCGCCGCTATCTCGGCACCATTATGTCGCCGTGGGCCGCAAAACGTCTGCATGACTTCGGCGGCGACATCAGCAAATTCCGCGTGGTGAAAGTCTGGCCGTCGATTCTCGAACAAATCGCGATTGCCAAAACCGAACCAGGCGATGAGAACAACCAGGACATTTCCGCGCTGGTCGGGAAAGTGGACATCCGCAAACTGGAAAACCACGCGCAAAACGATCCTGACGCTTACGGTTACTCCGGCGCACTGTGCCGCGCCAACCAGGGTGTCATGGAGTTCGTCGAAATGTTCAAAGCGCCGATTAAGGTGCTGCACCCCCTGCTGACCGCCACGCAGGAAGGGAACTACAACGGGACCGAAGGGATCTCCGCCCTGCCTTTTAACGGCATTATTCTTGCCCACTCGAACGAATCGGAATGGGTACAGTTCCGCAATAACAAAAACAATGAGGCGTTTCTCGACCGTGTTTATATCGTCAAGGTGCCTTATTGCTTACGCATCTCGGAAGAGATGAAAATTTACGAAAAACTGCTTAACCACTCCGAGCTGTCCCACGCGCCATGCGCGCCTGGCACCCTGGAAACGCTGGCACGTTTCTCCATTTTGTCGCGCCTGAAAGAGCCGGAAAACTCCAGCGTGTACTCAAAAATGCGCGTTTACGACGGTGAAAGCCTGAAAGATACCGATCCGAAAGCGAAGTCCTATCAGGAGTATCGCGATTACGCCGGTGTTGACGAAGGGATGAACGGGCTGTCGACGCGTTTCGCCTTTAAGATCCTCTCGCGTGTGTTCAACTTCGACCATGTTGAAGTGGCGGCTAACCCGGTGCACCTCTTCTATGTACTGGAGCAGCAAATTGAGCGCGAACAGTTCCCACAGGAACTGGCAGAACGTTACCTGGAATTCCTCAAAGGCTATTTGATTCCGAAATACGCCGAATTTATCGGCAAAGAGATCCAGACGGCGTATCTGGAATCCTATTCCGAATATGGGCAAAACATCTTCGATCGTTATGTCACCTATGCGGATTTCTGGATTCAGGATCAAGAGTACCGCGACCCGGATACCGGCCAGCTGTTTGACCGTGAATCCCTGAACGCGGAACTGGAAAAAATCGAGAAACCGGCCGGGATCAGTAACCCGAAAGATTTCCGAAATGAAATCGTCAACTTCGTGCTGCGCGCCCGCGCTAACAACAACGGCCGCAACCCGAACTGGACCAGCTACGAAAAACTGCGCACGGTTATCGAGAAGAAAATGTTCTCGAACACTGAAGAGTTGTTGCCGGTTATTTCGTTTAACGCCAAAACCTCTACCGACGAGCAGAAAAAGCATGACGACTTTGTGGATCGTATGATGGAGAAAGGCTACACCCGCAAGCAGGTTCGCCTGCTGTGCGAATGGTATCTGCGTGTCCGTAAATCATCATAA
- a CDS encoding YeaH/YhbH family protein yields the protein MTWFIDRRLNGKNKSTVNRQRFLRRYKAQIKQSISEAINKRSVTDVENGESVSIPSEDISEPMFHQGRGGLRHRVHPGNDHFVQNDRIERPQGGGGGGGSGQGEASPDGEGQDEFVFQISKDEYLDLLFEDLALPNLKKNQQRQMNEFKTHRAGYTANGVPANISVVRSLQNSLARRTAMTAGKRRELRELESSLETVVKSEPAQLLEEERLRKEIAELRAKIERVPFIDTFDLRYKNYEKRPEPSSQAVMFCLMDVSGSMDQATKDMAKRFYILLYLFLSRTYKNVEVVYIRHHTQAKEVDEHEFFYSQETGGTIVSSALKLMDEVVKERYDPAQWNIYAAQASDGDNWADDSPLCHEILAKKILPVVRYYSYIEITRRAHQTLWREYEHLQTMFDNFAIQHIRDQEDIYPVFRELFHKQSATSNS from the coding sequence ATGACCTGGTTCATTGACCGGCGTCTGAACGGCAAAAATAAAAGCACGGTTAACCGCCAGCGATTTTTACGCCGTTATAAAGCGCAAATTAAGCAGTCCATTTCCGAGGCGATCAATAAACGATCGGTCACCGACGTGGAGAACGGCGAGTCCGTCTCTATCCCTTCGGAAGATATCAGCGAACCGATGTTTCATCAGGGGCGCGGCGGTTTGCGCCATCGTGTTCATCCGGGGAATGACCATTTTGTGCAAAACGACCGTATCGAACGCCCGCAAGGCGGCGGTGGCGGCGGAGGCAGCGGCCAGGGCGAAGCCAGCCCTGACGGCGAAGGCCAGGATGAGTTCGTTTTCCAGATCTCCAAAGATGAATATCTCGATTTGCTTTTCGAGGATTTGGCACTGCCCAACCTGAAGAAAAATCAGCAACGGCAGATGAATGAATTTAAAACGCACCGCGCCGGTTACACCGCCAACGGCGTACCGGCGAACATCAGCGTTGTCCGTTCATTGCAAAATTCACTCGCGCGCCGCACCGCCATGACGGCCGGTAAACGCCGCGAACTGCGCGAACTGGAAAGCAGCCTCGAAACGGTTGTCAAAAGTGAACCCGCGCAGCTACTTGAAGAGGAGCGTTTACGCAAAGAGATTGCGGAACTGCGTGCGAAAATCGAGCGTGTACCGTTTATCGACACCTTTGACTTACGCTACAAAAATTATGAGAAACGCCCGGAACCCTCCAGCCAGGCGGTGATGTTCTGCCTGATGGACGTCTCCGGTTCCATGGACCAGGCCACCAAAGATATGGCCAAACGTTTTTACATCCTGCTTTACCTGTTCCTGAGCCGGACCTATAAAAACGTCGAGGTGGTTTATATTCGCCATCACACCCAGGCAAAAGAAGTGGATGAACATGAGTTCTTCTACTCGCAGGAAACCGGCGGCACGATTGTTTCCAGCGCCCTGAAACTGATGGATGAAGTGGTGAAAGAGCGTTATGACCCGGCGCAGTGGAATATTTACGCGGCGCAGGCGTCAGATGGTGATAACTGGGCGGACGACTCACCGCTGTGTCACGAGATCCTGGCGAAGAAAATCCTGCCAGTGGTGCGTTATTACAGCTATATCGAGATAACCCGCCGGGCGCATCAAACGCTTTGGCGCGAGTACGAGCATCTGCAAACGATGTTCGATAATTTCGCTATTCAGCACATTCGAGACCAGGAAGATATTTACCCGGTATTCCGCGAGCTGTTCCACAAGCAGAGTGCCACCTCCAACAGCTAA
- a CDS encoding class I SAM-dependent methyltransferase, whose protein sequence is MNQIIDKVWDDLGETFIQTQAILPPEKAMPRREISFHDHVKLLGYLCWLVNNANAAGDIIEIGVWKGKSSAFMNNICERKRRIISIDPMELANQQLELEFYHQHIFPEVTLVRGYSERSIERVMALEPKTILLHIDGGHLKQHVLADFLLYSPTVVSGGFIVFDDYRDFTYSPEVGPAVDLLRAGGFFNGFDVIGSVPGFENSYLLQKR, encoded by the coding sequence ATGAACCAAATAATCGATAAAGTCTGGGACGATTTGGGAGAAACCTTTATCCAGACGCAGGCCATTTTACCGCCTGAAAAAGCGATGCCGCGCCGCGAAATCTCCTTTCATGACCATGTGAAACTGTTGGGCTACCTGTGCTGGTTAGTGAATAACGCCAATGCGGCGGGCGATATTATTGAAATTGGTGTCTGGAAAGGAAAATCCAGCGCCTTTATGAATAACATTTGCGAGCGCAAACGTCGCATTATCAGCATCGATCCGATGGAGCTGGCGAACCAGCAACTGGAACTTGAGTTTTATCACCAACATATTTTCCCGGAAGTGACGCTGGTGCGTGGTTATTCCGAGCGCAGCATTGAGCGCGTCATGGCGCTTGAGCCGAAAACCATTCTGCTGCATATCGATGGCGGCCACCTGAAACAGCATGTTCTGGCAGACTTCCTGCTTTATTCACCGACCGTGGTCAGCGGTGGGTTTATCGTATTTGATGACTATCGAGACTTTACCTACTCTCCGGAAGTCGGTCCCGCAGTCGATCTGCTGCGTGCAGGCGGCTTCTTTAACGGGTTCGATGTCATTGGTAGCGTTCCGGGCTTTGAAAACAGCTACCTTTTGCAAAAAAGATAA
- a CDS encoding YbaK/prolyl-tRNA synthetase associated domain-containing protein, translating to MSEIASRNIHQHLLTLLEQQDAHFRVVEHEPIGKCEEVSEIRGTALGQGAKALVCKIKGNGVKKHVLAILAADLQADLTRLAQHFGGLKASLASPAEVENLTACVFGAIPPFSFHPELQLVADPVLFQRFDDIAFNAGLLEKSVIMNTRDYLRIAQPEFVDFRRL from the coding sequence ATGTCTGAAATTGCCAGCCGCAATATCCACCAGCATCTGTTAACCCTGCTTGAACAACAAGACGCGCATTTTCGCGTGGTGGAACATGAGCCCATCGGCAAATGTGAAGAAGTGAGTGAAATTCGCGGCACCGCGCTCGGCCAGGGTGCGAAAGCGCTGGTTTGTAAGATCAAAGGAAACGGCGTGAAAAAGCATGTGCTGGCGATCCTCGCCGCCGATTTACAAGCCGATCTCACCCGCTTAGCCCAGCACTTTGGCGGGCTGAAAGCCTCGCTGGCAAGCCCGGCGGAAGTGGAAAACCTAACCGCCTGCGTCTTCGGCGCGATCCCGCCTTTTAGCTTCCATCCAGAATTGCAACTGGTTGCCGACCCGGTGCTGTTTCAGCGTTTTGACGATATCGCCTTTAACGCCGGGCTGCTGGAGAAATCCGTCATCATGAACACCCGCGACTATTTGCGGATTGCGCAGCCTGAATTCGTTGATTTCCGCCGTTTATAA
- a CDS encoding LysR family transcriptional regulator yields the protein MLNINQVRCFIAVATELSFRRAAQSLNMSQPPLTRQIQLLEQHLNITLLNRDKRSVTLTTAGKAFYQEASDLMKHIHQIEQYTRRVASGEVGSVAIGFVPNAFYQYLPEILVRLRDEFPFINISLQQTNTFQQVEAVINHQIDLGIVRIIPENNALESALCIDETFVAAVPRQHALANREALTLEDFDNQPVIMYSISWKPFFDLLTHAFDVAGAKPNYVQYESNTVNILSLVNVGLGAAIVPQSAATFKFDNVVYLPLMTAQRLANRMYFIWRKDNENEAFHLVKNRILN from the coding sequence ATGTTGAATATTAATCAGGTGAGATGTTTTATCGCCGTGGCGACAGAGTTAAGTTTTCGCCGCGCTGCGCAGTCATTAAATATGAGTCAGCCGCCATTAACGCGGCAAATACAACTGCTGGAGCAGCATTTAAATATTACGTTGCTTAATCGGGATAAACGCAGCGTGACATTGACCACCGCGGGCAAAGCGTTTTATCAGGAAGCGTCGGATTTGATGAAGCATATTCACCAAATCGAGCAATACACCCGCCGTGTCGCCAGCGGGGAAGTGGGTTCTGTGGCGATCGGTTTTGTGCCGAACGCCTTCTATCAATATTTACCGGAAATATTGGTGCGGCTGCGCGATGAGTTTCCATTTATTAATATTTCCCTGCAACAAACCAACACGTTTCAGCAAGTGGAAGCGGTAATTAATCATCAAATTGATTTGGGGATCGTGCGGATTATTCCCGAGAATAACGCGCTGGAAAGCGCGTTGTGCATTGATGAAACCTTTGTGGCGGCGGTGCCGCGCCAGCATGCGCTGGCAAACCGTGAGGCATTAACGCTGGAAGATTTCGATAATCAACCGGTGATTATGTATTCCATCTCCTGGAAACCATTTTTCGATTTGCTGACCCATGCGTTTGATGTCGCCGGCGCCAAGCCGAATTACGTGCAGTATGAATCCAACACGGTGAATATTCTTTCGCTGGTCAATGTCGGTTTGGGCGCGGCCATTGTGCCGCAAAGCGCCGCGACCTTTAAATTCGACAATGTGGTTTATCTGCCGCTGATGACCGCACAACGCTTAGCCAATCGCATGTATTTTATCTGGCGCAAAGATAATGAGAATGAAGCTTTTCATCTGGTTAAAAACCGCATTCTCAACTAA
- a CDS encoding enolase C-terminal domain-like protein, which produces MPIIERVEVIDFKYDVKDMGSSFTHAHNHVGYVEGSTLSLSKYAIVVECDDGSRGEYIALWGGTRPALAQTLMLASDLPGRDSDQREAFYTEWNRRLCHMDHMGQGPVDIVLWDLAGKQAGKSISKMIGQYRNKLPTYASTYHGDDGMLNSNEAFVDFAKHCYDMGYRAFKHHGWFDGDARKEASLVLALGDALSDKMKLMYDAASDLKTFADALYVGRACDDANFFWYEDPYRDNSLSAFSHKKLRSMIKTPLLITEHVRALEAKCDFIMAGGTDFVRVDPEYDMGITGALKTAHMAEAFGLDVEIHAPGPAHRQLMASIRNTNFYEMAEVGPKLKNILPPCYACGYQDELDSIDENGCVTVPDGPGLGVTYDWDWLNYHATNRFVFGKK; this is translated from the coding sequence ATGCCGATTATTGAACGTGTAGAAGTGATTGACTTTAAATACGATGTGAAAGACATGGGATCTTCATTTACCCATGCGCATAACCATGTGGGTTATGTTGAAGGTTCAACGCTTTCCCTATCCAAATACGCCATCGTTGTGGAGTGTGACGACGGTTCGCGCGGCGAATATATCGCGCTGTGGGGCGGTACCCGCCCGGCACTGGCGCAAACATTGATGCTGGCAAGCGATCTGCCAGGCCGCGATTCCGATCAGCGCGAAGCGTTCTACACCGAGTGGAACCGCCGCTTGTGTCATATGGATCACATGGGGCAAGGCCCGGTGGACATCGTGCTGTGGGATCTGGCCGGGAAACAGGCGGGCAAATCCATCTCAAAAATGATTGGTCAGTACCGCAATAAATTGCCGACTTATGCCAGCACCTACCACGGCGATGACGGCATGCTCAACAGCAATGAAGCCTTCGTGGACTTTGCGAAGCACTGTTACGACATGGGCTATCGCGCGTTTAAACATCACGGCTGGTTCGACGGCGATGCGCGCAAAGAAGCGTCACTGGTACTGGCACTCGGCGATGCGCTGAGCGACAAGATGAAACTGATGTACGACGCCGCCTCCGATCTGAAAACCTTTGCCGACGCGCTGTATGTCGGCCGCGCCTGCGATGACGCCAACTTCTTCTGGTACGAAGATCCCTATCGCGATAACTCGCTTTCCGCCTTCTCGCACAAAAAACTGCGCTCGATGATCAAAACGCCGCTGCTCATCACCGAGCATGTGCGTGCGCTGGAAGCGAAGTGCGACTTTATTATGGCGGGCGGCACCGACTTTGTGCGTGTCGATCCGGAATATGACATGGGCATCACTGGCGCGCTGAAAACCGCGCACATGGCGGAAGCCTTCGGGCTGGATGTGGAAATCCACGCGCCAGGCCCGGCACATCGCCAGTTGATGGCCAGCATCCGCAATACCAATTTCTACGAAATGGCGGAAGTCGGGCCGAAACTGAAAAACATCCTGCCGCCGTGCTACGCCTGTGGTTACCAGGATGAGCTGGACTCGATTGACGAAAACGGCTGCGTCACTGTGCCGGACGGCCCGGGCCTCGGCGTCACTTACGACTGGGATTGGCTGAATTACCACGCCACCAACCGTTTCGTGTTTGGCAAAAAATAA
- a CDS encoding dihydrodipicolinate synthase family protein, translating into MQNALYAGVNAAAVTSYNADFTLNYDKTIAHCHFLLNNGCDSLAVLGTTSETHSLSADERETLLEQLVNSGISPGKMLPGTSACDLPTTIRLTRHAAKLGSPGVLLLPPFYYKAPSQEGLFAFYSAVAEAVGGDVKLYFYHFPQQSTIPITLDLIDRLRTRHPGVFQGIKDSSGNFANTVAYIERFSTEGFEVYSGADATFAQVMQAGAAGCITATTNIASSLTAFIYRNYDNADGLAAQEQLSRLRQVVGMADTIPAVKTLLAYKTQDASWETMRPPLCALSSDIRSRLLAAYGSVIGQ; encoded by the coding sequence ATGCAAAACGCACTTTACGCCGGGGTGAACGCGGCGGCTGTCACCTCTTACAATGCCGATTTCACGCTCAATTACGATAAAACGATCGCCCATTGTCACTTTTTACTGAACAACGGCTGCGACAGCCTTGCAGTGCTCGGCACCACGTCCGAAACCCACTCGCTGAGCGCCGACGAGCGGGAAACACTGCTGGAGCAGTTGGTCAACAGCGGCATTTCTCCGGGAAAAATGTTGCCGGGCACCAGCGCCTGCGACCTGCCGACCACCATTCGTTTAACGCGCCACGCCGCAAAATTAGGCAGCCCCGGTGTTTTGCTGCTGCCGCCTTTTTACTACAAAGCGCCGTCGCAAGAGGGGTTGTTCGCCTTTTACAGCGCGGTTGCCGAGGCAGTCGGTGGTGACGTGAAACTCTATTTTTATCACTTCCCGCAGCAGAGCACGATTCCCATCACGCTGGATCTGATTGACCGCTTGAGAACGCGCCATCCTGGCGTTTTTCAGGGCATTAAAGACAGCAGCGGCAATTTCGCCAATACCGTGGCTTACATCGAGCGTTTTTCCACCGAGGGCTTCGAGGTTTACTCCGGCGCCGACGCCACCTTCGCGCAGGTGATGCAAGCCGGTGCGGCGGGTTGTATCACCGCGACCACCAACATCGCCTCGTCTTTGACGGCGTTTATCTATCGTAACTATGACAATGCCGACGGGCTGGCTGCGCAGGAGCAACTGAGCCGCCTGCGGCAAGTCGTGGGGATGGCAGACACCATTCCGGCAGTGAAAACCTTGCTGGCTTACAAAACGCAGGATGCAAGCTGGGAAACGATGCGCCCGCCGTTGTGCGCGCTTTCTTCAGATATCCGCTCGCGTCTGCTTGCGGCGTACGGTTCGGTTATCGGGCAATAA